In Labeo rohita strain BAU-BD-2019 chromosome 16, IGBB_LRoh.1.0, whole genome shotgun sequence, one DNA window encodes the following:
- the LOC127178399 gene encoding synapse differentiation-inducing gene protein 1-like, which produces MEPQEGWNTSEKAKLLQPGPPPYQDHLSHPPPGNFPSTSGYQAQQYGASAPYGQGPYPGHPAVTVQPAVYVTAVPLMYPLPDYLGYSIFTMLCCCLPLGIAALVFSLSTRNANMSGQQQLAETNSKMALNLNHTALGIGIVIMVLYITLIVVNSKHQPHP; this is translated from the exons ATGGAGCCCCAAGAAGGCTGGAATACATCAGAGAAAGCCAAACTGTTGCAGCCTGGGCCGCCACCATACCAGGACCATCTTAGCCACCCTCCTCCAGGGAACTTCCCGAGCACTTCTGGCTATCAAGCCCAACAATATGGAGCTTCAGCGCCATACGGCCAAGGACCGTATCCAGGACATCCTGCGGTCACCGTGCAGCCTGCAGTTTACGTGACTGCCGTTCCACTGATGTATCCACTGCCAGATTATCTGGGCTACTCCATTTTTACCATGCTGTGCTGCTGCTTACCTCTGGGCATCGCTGCACTGGTTTTCTCTCTGAGT ACTCGAAATGCCAACATGTCTGGACAACAACAGCTGGCAGAGACAAACTCCAAAATGGCACTCAATCTTAACCATACTGCTCTTGGAATTGGCATCGTCATCATGGTGTTGTATATCACTCTCATCGTTGTCAACTCTAAACACCAACCACATCCATAA
- the LOC127177866 gene encoding proline-rich transmembrane protein 1-like has product MDPNQSYNQPPVPCNSSEKSMMLQPVEKPPAYQVNAAGYPPSFPSSSSQGSYPGQSVVAVQPKVCVPAGPLANPVTEYTCYSIFTMLCCCFPLGTAALVYSLSTRSANHSGHRELAQRNSKTARNLNHVSVVLGIIFIVLIFLYEFLWNKHINP; this is encoded by the exons ATGGATCCCAATCAGTCTTATAATCAGCCTCCAGTGCCCTGCAATTCATCTGAGAAATCAATGATGTTGCAGCCTGTAGAAAAGCCACCAGCATACCAGGTGAATGCTGCTGGATACCCTCCTTCTTTTCCAAGCTCCTCTTCTCAAGGGTCATATCCAGGACAATCTGTGGTCGCTGTGCAGCCTAAAGTTTGTGTGCCCGCTGGTCCACTGGCCAATCCAGTGACAGAGTACACATGCTATTCCATCTTCACTATGCTGTGCTGCTGTTTTCCTCTGGGCACTGCTGCACTGGTTTACTCCCTCTCT ACTCGAAGTGCCAACCACTCAGGACACCGAGAATTAGCACAGAGGAACTCCAAAACGGCGCGCAACCTGAATCATGTCTCCGTTGTTCTGGgcatcatttttattgtattgatCTTTCTTTACGAGTTTCTGTGGAATAAACACATAAATCCTTAA
- the LOC127178856 gene encoding synapse differentiation-inducing gene protein 1-like yields MDPSQSFNHPPEAYNSSEKTVMLQPVAPPPAYQHNPAGYPPSFPSQSVPQGPYPGQSVVAVQPAVFVTAAPLANPVPDYLGYSIFTMLCCCLPLGIAALVFSCSTRDANYSGRRELAERNSKTARTLNHVGVGVGLISLVAFIIYYVMVLNEINKMTSQYQYRY; encoded by the exons ATGGATCCCAGCCAATCTTTCAATCACCCTCCAGAAGCCTACAATTCATCTGAGAAAACAGTGATGTTGCAGCCTGTAGCACCACCTCCAGCATACCAGCACAATCCTGCTGGATATCCTCCCTCCTTTCCAAGCCAATCAGTCCCACAGGGGCCGTATCCAGGACAGTCCGTGGTCGCTGTGCAACCTGCAGTTTTTGTGACCGCTGCTCCACTGGCCAATCCAGTGCCAGATTACTTGGGCTACTCCATCTTCACAATGCTGTGCTGCTGTTTGCCTTTGGGCATTGCTGCGCTGGTTTTCTCCTGCTCT ACTCGAGATGCTAACTACTCAGGACGCAGAGAATTAGCTGAGAGGAACTCCAAAACTGCGCGCACCCTGAATCATGTTGGTGTTGGTGTTGGCCTCATTTCCCTTGTAGCGTTTATTATCTATTATGTTATGGTACTTAACGAAATCAACAAAATGACATCACAGTATCAATACAGGTACTGA